The sequence cttaacaaatgcgccatcattatcaagcgcttaacaaatgccatcatcatcagtaagcgcttaatcaatcaatcaatcgtatttattgagcgcttactatgtgcagagcactgtactaagcgcttgggaagtacaaattggcaacatatagagacagtccctacccaacagtgggctcacagtctaaaagggggctcacagtctaaaagggggctatcatcatcagtaagcgcttaacaaatgcgccatcattatcaagcgcttaacaaatgccatcatcatcagtaagcgcttaatcaatcaatcgtatttattgagcgcttaccatgtgcagagcactgtactaagcgcttgggaagtacaaattggcaacatatagagacagtccctacccaacagtgggctcacagtctaaaagggggctcacagtccaaaagggggctatcatcatcagtaagcgcttaacaaatgcgccatcattatcaagcgcttaacaaatgccatcatcatcagtaagtgcttaatcaatcaatcaatcaatcgtatttattgagcgcttaccatgtgcagagcactgtactgagcgcttgggaagtacaaattggcaacgtacagagacagtccctacccaacagtgggctcacagtctaaaagggggctgacagtctaaaagggggctatcatcatcagtaagcgcttaacaaatgccatcattattaagcgcttaacaaatgccatcatcatcagtaagtgcttaatcaatcaatcaatcgtatttattgagcgcttaccatgtgcagagcactgtactaagcgcttgggaagtacaaattggcaacatatagagacagtccctacccaacagtgggctcacagtctaaaagggggctatcatcatcagtaagcgcttaacaaatgcgccatcattatcaagcgcttaacaaatgccatcatcatcagtaagtgcttagtcaatcaagcaattgtatttattgagcgcttactaagtgcagagcactgtactaagcgcttgggaagtacaaattggcaacatatagagacagtccctacccaagagtgggctcacagtctaaaagggggctatcatcatcagtaagcgcttaacaaatgcgccatcattatcaagcgcttaacaaacgccatcatcatcagtaagtgcttaatcaatcaagcaatcgtatttattgagcgcttactaagtgcagagcactgtactaagcgcttgggaagtacaaattggcaacatatagagacagtccccacccaacagtgggcttaacaaacgccatcattattattattattgggtccgACCGAGTGAGCCCGTATCCGCTCCGGCGCTTAGGGCagcgcccggcacgtagtaagcgcccggcgaataccatttgaaaaaccaAACAGCCTCCACCGGGCGAGTCCGCCCGctcggaagaggggaaggggagtcgGGCGGACCCCTCCGGGCCGGGATGGCGGTCCgacggagcgctgtactgaacgcccgtccaccctccacccccgcaGTTCCTCTTCCACCGGCCGCTGCGACTGCTGAACGTGCTGCTCGTGATGGAGGGCGGCCTGGTGCTGTACCAGCTGTGCTCCCTGCTCCGCGCCGACAAGTGGAACCACACTCTgtccctggccctcgtcctcttCTGCAACTACTACGTCTTCTTCAAGCTGCTGCGGGACCGCCTCGTCCTCGGCCGCGCCTACTCCTTCCCCGCCAACTACCGTCTCAAGGCCTGCTAGGCCCGCCGGCCCCCGCCACAGAGACTCTTTTCATACGGTTCTATTTTTTTCGGTTATCCCCCCCCTGTTTATAAGTATTTAAGATATTTTATATTTTGTATACGGTCGTGTTTCGCGAGGGGAGGGGGGGCTATTAAACGGCTCCGGAAACACGGCGCTCGGGCGTGGGTTTCGGGGGCGGGGGTCTCCGAGCCGGCCGGTCGGGCGTGTGGGGCGCGGAGCGCCgtgtactgataataataatggcatttattgagcgcttactatgtgccaagcactgttctgagggctggggaggttacaaggcgatcaggttgtcccacgggggggctcccagtcttcatccccattttacagatgagggaactgaggcccggagaaatgaagtgacttgcccaaagtcacccagctgacaattggcggagccggggtttgaacccataataataatcatggtggtattaagcgcttactatgtgcaaagcactgttggaagcgctggggaggtcacaaggtgatcaggttgtcccacgggggggctcacagtcttcatctccattttccagatgagggaactgaggcctggagaaattgtgaattgcccaaagtcacacagctgacaattggcggagacagggtttgaacccatgataatagtaatgatggtattaagcgcttaatatgtgcaaagcactcttctaagggctggagaggttacaaggtgatcaggttgtcccacggggggctcacagtcttcatccccattttccagatgagggaactgaggcccagagaagtgaagtgactcgcctaaagtcacccagctgacaattggcagagccagggtttgaacccataataataataatgatggtattaagcgcttactatgtgcaaagcaccgttctaagcgctagggagatcacaaggtgatcaggttgtcccacggggggctcacagtcttcatctccattttccagatgagggaactgaggcccagagaagtgaagtgactcacccaaagtcacacagctgacaattggtggagccagggtttgaacccataataataatgatggtattggttatgtgcttactacgtgcaaagcactgttctaatggtggcatttattaagcgcttactatgtgcaaagcactgttcttagcgctggggagtctacaaggtgatcagattgtcccacgggggactcacagtcttaatccccattttccagatgaggtaactgaggcctagagaagttaagtgacttgcccagagttacccagctgacagttggcggagccgggatttgaacccatgacctctgactccaaagcccgggctctttgcactgagccacgctgcttctctactgagcgcttgggagagggcggtgGAACGATAAATGGGGTCATTCCCTGCCCGCCCCGAgttgatagtctagagggggagacgggtgtTGAGCTATTGCCCGGAGCACGGGGGGCACAGGTGACGGGGCGGCGAGGGTCTGATTGGCTCCGTGGAGGTCTCCGGGTGGGCCATGGGGGGAATCCCGGCTCTCCCCCTGGCCTTTGGACCACGGGCCGGTTGCTcggaagtctctgggcctcagtttccccatctgtgaaatggggactagaaTGTCCGGGCGAGAGGGCGGCGGAGACCTCACGTCCACGGATGTCTCCAGGTGGGCCGTGGGGGAATCCCggctctccccctggcctgttgGACCGCGGGCCGGTTGCTcggatgtctctgggcctcagtttccccatctgtgaaatggggactagaaCGTCCGGGCGAGAAGGCGGCGGCGACCTCACATCCGTGGAAGTCTCCGGATGGGCTGTTGGGGAATCCCAGCTCACGTCCGCAGAGGTCTCCGGGTGGGCCGTGGGGGAATCCTGGCTCTCCCCCGGGCCTGTTGGACCGCGGGCCGGTCGCTcggatgtctctgggcctcagtttccccatctgtgaaatggggactagaaCGTCCGGCCGAGAGGGCTGCAGAGACCTCACGTCCGCGGAAGTCTCCGGATGGGCCGTGGGGGAATCCCAGCTCACATCCGCGGAGGTCTCCGGGTGGGCCGTGGGGGAATCCCggctctccccctggcctgttgGACCGCGGGCCGGTCGCTcggatgtctctgggcctcagtttccccatctgtgaaacggggaatAGAATACCCAGCCGGCGGCCGTGTGTCGGGGCGGGGGACGTGGGCCCGGTATGATTTTTCCGGCATCCACCCGAGCTAGCGCTTAGgaggtaacgataataataacggtggcatttgttaagcgcttactacgtgcaaagcaccgttctgagcgctggggaggatacaaggtgatgaggttgtcccacggggggctcacgggcttcatccccgttttccagatgagggaactgaggcccggagaagcgaagcgactcgcccaaagtcacacggctaagtggcagagttaggacgcGGTGAGGGAGGGAGCGGCAGGGAACGGCCCCAGCTCGGGGGGCCGCTGGGCCCGAGCCGAACGGTTGCCCACCAGGCCCGGCGATCGGTCTTCGGCGACACCGGGGGCTCGTCCGGCCCGGTCAGACCACCCCCCGGCCACCCGCGACCCTCCGgtccctttcccatcaccacgaCGGCCGCGTTGGCTACACCGTTTATTAGTAGGAGCTACAGAAACGTGGGCCCTTCGTTTCGACGCTACATTATCGCAGATCCGTAATCTACAACGCGCTTTCCCTCCGGACGTCGGGAAGACGGGCGAACGCGTCTGGATTAGTGCAAAGCAGCGGCGGGCGGGCCGTTTCCCGGACGCCCGCTCCCGGCCGACGCTCGGATCCCGAGACCCGGCCGGGCGGGCGGCGGAGATCCGGGGCCCGCTCTAAAGGGTGGGCGTCCGCGTCCCCCGGCTCGACGGTCGGCTCCTCCGGGGCCCCCAGCTCTatccgacgcttagaacagtgctcttgggAGTCGGGGGAATGGCGTGGGTGCGTTTTGGGAATTTTCCCACGTGCTCGGGCCGGCGCTCCGCACGGTAGACGCTCAGTCTACTCCGCACGGAAGCTCCTTGACGGACGGTGGTGGACACCGCGAAGAGCagccgggagtcagaagcccgGGCCTTCGATCCAGCTTCAGTcgctcctccgtgcctcagtctcttcgtctgtaaaacgggcgtCCGATGCCTCCGACTTGGGACCCGGATCTCCCCAacgcctaggacagtgcctgtcgcctagtaagcgcttaacgaataccatagtaataatactggGGGTCGGCAGATCGGGGGCGGAGACGGGGTCTTTTTCGACCCTCCCCTCGCTTAGAAGAGGGAACGTGTCCGCCGCTCTAtcggagcgcttagcgcagtgctccgcacgcagtaagcgctcaataaatacgattgaaccaacGAACGAGTGGCTTGGCACCGATGCCAGGCTGGCCGCGTGGGGGTAAGGCCCAGGTGACCGTCGGCGGGAGGGCCGGGGGGTCTCTTCTTCGCTCGAGCCGTGGAAGAACagcggggccgggagaggggggtcttcacgcccaccccctccccccgtaAGCGCGGTTGGAAACCGAGGGAGTCCAAAGTCCAGTCCACCTGCAGTCGCTCCATAAATACATAGATTATACCCCAAATAACGCAAAATAACACGTTAACAAGCCGAGACGGAGTTTCCGATCAATAGCACGGGCTCCGGCTTGGCAGGTTAATACGGAAAAGATCCCGGGGCCGGGTCAGAGGCGAAAGCGCGAGGCGTCCGAGGGTGACgggtggagcccgggcctgggggtcggaaggtcgtgggttctaattccggctacgGTGTAGTcgcctcgggcgagtcgcttctctgggcctcggttccctcgtttgtaaaacggggatggagactgggaaccCCGCGTGGGGCGGGGATCGGGTCCGGGCCGATCCtttcgtatccaccccggcgcttaggacagtgcttcgcacaaagtgagcgcttacgAATGCCGTAGAAAAGGATTTGGCCAAGCGTGAGGCGAGCGCCCCGTCTACCGGGCCCGGAGGACGAGGACCCAGGCACCCGCTTCTCCCCTAATCGGTAGGTCGGCCCCCGGTGCGGGAGACGTGTGCCCGGTGGGGCCCGGTTTGGCTCTCCCAGCGGGAAGGACCCCAGCCCCGCTGGAGGGGTGGGAGACATCATTGACCCCTGACCCGTCTCCCCAGTAGGCCCCGTGGGGAGTCCGGCCtggcgtccttctgactccgagcgcGGTCAGTCGGCGGCGAGGAGGTGGGCTTCGCCTTGGGGGCCGGCGGGGAGATTTGGGGGGCCGGCGGCCCACCGCCCCCATCACCCCGGGTGACGTTGGATCGGCCCCCGACCCCTCCAAGGAGGCGAGACCCTCCAGGGCTCATCCAAGGGAGGCTTGACGACGCCATCGCGGGGGGCGCGGGTTTGGGGGGGGTTCGCGTCGACTTTTCATCGGTTAAGgttgggagggaggcgggggagaccCCTCTCTACTAGGGGGGCGGGGGCCGTGCTGAGCGTTTCAGCACCTCGTCCCCCCCCCGAGGGGAGCGGGCGAGGCCTGCTCGGCCGAAGCGTGCCCTGCCACGTCGGCGGGCCAGGTGAGGCCGACGGGAGGAAGGCCCTCGCCCAGGAGGAAGCCCCCCCggagacgggcgggcgggcgggcctgggTCTCTCCGGCCGCCGTCTCGTCCGCGGCGGAAGAGCGGGAACGAGAGCGGCCGCGGGGGTCTCGGGGGGGGCGTCCCCTACTCCGTCTGCCGTCCGCTCCGCCCGTCCAGGATGACCGACTTGCGCTGGGGCTGGTAGAAGCAGCTGGTGGAGGTCTCGAGCCGCTGGCCGTTCTTGGGGATGGTCATCTTGCTCCTCAGGCTGACCCACGGGGCCTCGCCCGGGGCGTCCGCCCCCCGGGGGTCGGCGGCCGGCGGGGGGTCCGTGACGGGGAAAGGAGGGCCCAGCAGGATCAGGCTCCGCGGTCGCCCCGGCCTGGCCCGGAAGAAGGGcgtggagccccccgtgggccgctCCATCTTGGAGGAGAGCGGGGCGCCCCCGGGCCTGCCCGCGTCCGACGCCCGCTTCCGACGGAGGACGGGGGCGGCCTGGGGGGCGGCCTCGGGGGGCGCCGGGGCCGAGCCGCTCggggccccttcctcctcctcctcctcctcctcgccgccTTCCTCGTCCCCGTGTCGGCCGGGGGGCGCCGgggggtcgggggccggggggcagcggCCGCGGCACCTCGGTGTACTGGACCTTCGGGGGGACGACGGGcacggcccgggcccggcccatGCGCAGCAGGAAAGAGGTGCGCACGGCCGCCACGCTGACCGGGGCCGAGTTGCggcggccgggggcggcgggggaggccGTGGCGGGGCCCGCGgcctcccccgggacccccgagcCCGCGGCCTCGAAGGCGAAGAAGTCGGCGGCGGGGAAGGCCGCGTCCAGGTCGAGGGAGGCCGGCCGGGCCCGGGCGGGCGCGAAGGCCGGGGCCACGCGGCGGGCCTCCGGGCCCGGCCCCTCGCCGTCGGGGGGCTCTCGGGGCCGCGGGACGgggccccccgccggccccgcgcCGTCCAGGGAGAGGCTGCGGCCTAGCGGGGgccgcggcgggggcgggggcgggggggtcctcCGCCAGGGTGGGCGAGTGCAGGGGGCTGGTGACCCACTGCGGCTCCTCCCACGGCTCCTCCAGCTCCAGGCCCTGGGGCCCGCCGTCCGACAGCGCCTCGTCCTCGGGCCCGTCCGCGCCCGGCGGGGCCGGCTCCGGGCTCTCGGCCGGCCGGTCGGGGGTCCGGGGACGGTCCCGCGGCTCCCCCGGGACGGCCGGGGACGGGGACTCCGGGCCCGGGAGCTCCTCGGCCTCGACGATCTTCAGCTCGAGCTGCAGGGCCGGCCACGGGAGGCCGTCTCCGTCCTGGAAGACAGCGGCCGCCCGCCCGTCGGGGGGTCAGGGCGACGGTCTCCGGCCACGCCGGGTGACCTGGGCGGGTCacctcccctctctgggccccggcGGTCACGCGTCCCACCCTCTCCGGGCGGAGATGGCCGTCCCCACCCGTTGGGTGGACTAGGCCGGCTCCTCACCTCTTCGGGGGCAACCGAGGGCTCGGGCTGGGCCAGTTGCCACGCGTCTCCCGCTCCGGCCGGGTCTGGGTCCCTCTCCGGGAGCGGTCCGACGACGACGACACCGTGGTGGCCGCCGGCCTCCGGCTCCCGGCGTTCCTCCTCCTCGGCCGCCGAATCCGGCCGTGCGCCGGCCCCCGTCGTCTCCTCGGGAACCGAAGCTGAGAGGGAGAAGACACagacacccagacacacacacaacacgCACACTCAGTCTGCACGGCCGCAGGCTCCTTGGGCCTTCGTTATCCTCACTgggatttgctaataataataattttggtatcagTTCGGCgcttgcactgtcctaagcgctggggaagatataaggtgatcatttgtcattcattcattcgtatttattgagcgcttactgtgtgcaaagcaccgttctaagcgccggggaagatataaggggatcatttgtcattcattcagtcgtatttattgagcgcttactgtgtgcaaagcaccgttctaagcgccggggaggatgcaaggggatcaggttgtcccacgtgaggctcacagtcttcacccccattttacagatgaggtcaccgaataatgataataataacggcatttatcaagcgcttactatacgcaaagcgctgagagaaggtaagcgactctcacagagtcacacagctgacaagtggcggagtcgggattagaacccacgatttactactactatttattttatttcgttcatCTTTTTTGTCGtccagtctccccccttctagaccgtgagcccgtcgttgggtagggaccgtctctcgatgttgccaacttgggcttcccgggcgcttagtccggtgctccgcacccctctccatccccccatcttacctccctcccttccccacagcacctgtatatatgtatatatgtttgtacgtattttttttactctatttatttaatttatttctacatatctattctattttattttgttagtatgtttggttttgttctctgtctcccccttttagactgtgagcccactgttgggtagggactgtctctagatgttgccaatttgtacttcccaagcgcttagtacagtgctctgcacatagtaagcgctcaataaatacgattgatgatgatagtaagcgctcaatcaatacagttgaatgaatcaatttccactgagccccgccgcctggtgactcgcccaaggtcacacctgctgagcggcagagccgggattagaacccgggcccgggagtcggaaggcctcgaatcccggccccgccgcctgccagccgggtgacctcgggccggtCGCTTAATGATCGTAACGAGgccttcattaagcgcttactacgtgcgaagcgctgttctaagcgctggtccgccttccccgggcctcggttccctccggCGGAGACGGAGGCCGTGAACAGACGGGACGGgggtgagaagcggtgtggctcgatggaaagaacccgggctttggagtcagaggtcacgggttcaaatcccggctccgccacttgtcagctgtgtgactttgggcaagtcacttcacttctctgggcctcagtgacctcatctgtaaaacggggattaagattgtgagtcccacatgggacaacttgatcgctttgtatccccccagcgcttagaacagtgctttgcacatagtaagcgcctaacaaactattagagaagcagtgtggctcaatggaaagagcccgggctttggagtcggaggtcatgggttcaaatcccagctccgccaattgtcagctgggtggctttgggcaagtcacttcacttctctgggcctcagttacctcatctgtaaaacggggattaagattgtgagtcccacatgggacaacttgatcgctttgtatccccccagcgcttagaacagtgctttgcacatagtaagcgcctaacaaattattagagaagcagtgtggctcaatggacagagcccaggctttggagtcggaggtcatgggttcaaatcccggctccaccaattgtcagctgtgtgactttgggcaagtcacttcacttctctgggcctcagttacctcatctgtaaaacggggattaagattgtgagtcccacatgggacaacttgatcgctttgtatcccccccagcgcttagaacagtgctttgcacatagtaagcgcctaacaaactattagagaagcagtgtggctcaatggaaagagcctgggctttggagtcggaggtcatgggttcaaatcccggctccgccaattgtcagctgggtgactgggcaagtcacttcacttctcggtgcctcagttccctcatctgtaaaacggggattaaggctgtgagccccccgtgggacaacctgatcaccttcaatcaatcaatcaatcaatcaatcgtatttattgagcgcttactatgtgcagagcactgtactaagcgcttgggaagtacaaattggcaacacatagagacagtccctacccaacagtgggctcacagtctaaaagtgtggggtcaccttgtaacctccccagcgcttagaacagtgcttggcccagagtaagcgcttaataaatgccatcctcctcCTTACCCGCGGCCCGGCCGGGCGAGCGGCAAGGCGTGCTGTTGGCGCTGATGACGGCGGACACCCGCAAGGGCACGGACACGGCGAAGGGCTCCGAGATGTCCAGCGCCTggcgcgggggccggggggacccCTCGGGCCCGGGGAAGCGGCCCAAaccggcctgggcctgggcctgggcctgggcctgggcctgggcctgggccgccCCCTCGCCCGACGTGTAGAACATAGCCAGCATCTTCGGGGGGCCTTGCTCCGGCTCCGGGGGCTGCAGGGCGCGGAACACCTTCAGCTGCTCGGGGGGCGGgcggcccggggggccggggccttGGCCGGGCCTTCCCTCCGCCGGCCCCCACgcgccggcctcctcctcctcgccgccGCTCGgctccccgggcccggccgggggcCGCTTCGTGGCCGGGACGAAGAAGCCTCCGGTCGCCAAGGTCCGCTTCAGGACGCCCTTGGGGTCGTCCCCTGGGGGAGACGCCCCGAGGAGAGAAGAGGGTTAGAGGCTCGCCCTCTCCCCAACCTCGACGCCTCCCCGACTgcggcctcctcttctccccgctccctttcttcatccccctctcccggcccgcCACCGCTTTCGTCCCCATCCCTCCTTTCTATtcccgcccgtctccccctctaataatgataataataataataatggcatttattaagcgcttactatgtaaggccctgctgagagctcacctcctccaggaggccttcccagactgagccccttccttcctctccccctcgcccccccctccatccccccatcttacctccttcccttccccacagcacctgtatatatggatatatggttgtacatatttattactctatttatttatttattttacttgtacatttctatcctatttattttattttgttggtatgtttggttctgttctctgtctcccccttttagactgtgagcccactgttgggtagggactgtctctatgtgttgccgatttgtacttcccaagcgcttagtacagtgctctgcacatagtatgcgctcaataaatacgattgattgattgattgattgcaaagcactgttctaagcgctggagagattacaaggtgatcaagttgtcccacggggggctcacagtcttaatccccattttacagatgaggtaactgaggcacagagaagctacgtgacttgcccaaagtcacacagctgacaattggcggagccggaattcgaacccatgacctctgactccaaagcccaagctcttcccactgagccatgctgcttctctaatgttataataataacattaataataacaatgttaagcgcttactccgagcctcagtgacctcatccggaaaatggggatgaaggctgtcagccccgcgtgggacagcttgatgaccttgtatctagacggtgagcccgctgttgggtagggaccgtctctatataatg comes from Tachyglossus aculeatus isolate mTacAcu1 chromosome 16, mTacAcu1.pri, whole genome shotgun sequence and encodes:
- the ARHGAP31 gene encoding rho GTPase-activating protein 31; this translates as MKNKLKRKGACGPFGCDLGEFLERSGQDVPYVLRSCAEFIETHGVVDGVYRLSGVTSNIQKLRQEFVSDQCPDLRREVYLQDIHCVGSLCKLYFRELPNPLLTYDLYHKFTDAVSHCPEEGRLARIQHVIRELPAPHYRTLEYLIRHLSRIASFSQLTNMHARNLALVWAPNLLRPKDTDVVGCNGDAAFLQVRIQQVVVEYILNHVDQIFMDGPPGTPHENRPVVKSLTLPSLSSASMKLVSLEEAQARGLGLPTGLLASASARPARKERRENSLPDIAVAPAPAALFHTVLDFPDSKRKLSSKSKKWKSIFNLGRSGPDAKTKLSRNGSIFVRGQRLSEKAAIRPAKSMDSLCSLPVEGDDPKGVLKRTLATGGFFVPATKRPPAGPGEPSGGEEEEAGAWGPAEGRPGQGPGPPGRPPPEQLKVFRALQPPEPEQGPPKMLAMFYTSGEGAAQAQAQAQAQAQAQAGLGRFPGPEGSPRPPRQALDISEPFAVSVPLRVSAVISANSTPCRSPGRAAASVPEETTGAGARPDSAAEEEERREPEAGGHHGVVVVGPLPERDPDPAGAGDAWQLAQPEPSVAPEEDGDGLPWPALQLELKIVEAEELPGPESPSPAVPGEPRDRPRTPDRPAESPEPAPPGADGPEDEALSDGGPQGLELEEPWEEPQWVTSPLHSPTLAEDPPAPAPAAAPPPDGEGPGPEARRVAPAFAPARARPASLDLDAAFPAADFFAFEAAGSGVPGEAAGPATASPAAPGRRNSAPVSVAAVRTSFLLRMGRARAVPVVPPKVQYTEVPRPLPPGPRPPGAPRPTRGRGRRGSAPAPPEAAPQAAPVLRRKRASDAGRPGGAPLSSKMERPTGGSTPFFRARPGRPRSLILLGPPFPVTDPPPAADPRGADAPGEAPWVSLRSKMTIPKNGQRLETSTSCFYQPQRKSVILDGRSGRQTE